A genomic stretch from Penaeus monodon isolate SGIC_2016 chromosome 25, NSTDA_Pmon_1, whole genome shotgun sequence includes:
- the LOC119589427 gene encoding 34 kDa spicule matrix protein-like isoform X1, protein MNVKILLCLCALALASASAQRPFGGFGGRPPFQGQNGGFGRPPPGFPGQNGGFGRPPPGFPGQNGGFGRPPPGFLGQNGGQFGFRPFG, encoded by the exons ATGAACGTGAAA ATTCTGCTATGTCTGTGCGCACTGGCACTGGCTTCGGCTTCAGCCCAAAGACCTTTTGGCGGCTTCGGAGGACGTCCGCCTTTCCAGGGACAGAACGGAGGTTTCGGACGACCCCCACCAGGCTTCCCGGGGCAGAACGGAGGTTTCGGACGACCCCCACCAGGTTTCCCGGGGCAGAACGGAGGTTTCGGACGACCCCCACCAGGCTTCTTGGGTCAAAATGGCGGTCAATTTGGATTTCGACCTTTCGGCTAA
- the LOC119589427 gene encoding 34 kDa spicule matrix protein-like isoform X2 has protein sequence MNILLCLCALALASASAQRPFGGFGGRPPFQGQNGGFGRPPPGFPGQNGGFGRPPPGFPGQNGGFGRPPPGFLGQNGGQFGFRPFG, from the exons ATGAAC ATTCTGCTATGTCTGTGCGCACTGGCACTGGCTTCGGCTTCAGCCCAAAGACCTTTTGGCGGCTTCGGAGGACGTCCGCCTTTCCAGGGACAGAACGGAGGTTTCGGACGACCCCCACCAGGCTTCCCGGGGCAGAACGGAGGTTTCGGACGACCCCCACCAGGTTTCCCGGGGCAGAACGGAGGTTTCGGACGACCCCCACCAGGCTTCTTGGGTCAAAATGGCGGTCAATTTGGATTTCGACCTTTCGGCTAA